The Thermodesulfobacterium sp. TA1 sequence ACCAACCTGCCCCTAAGAGTAGGCACCTTAGGAATGGGTCTTTTTAACACCTCTTTAAGCGTTTCGCCTAATTCTAAAAAACTTATAATCTCCTCTGAAGAAAGAGACGCTATGTCCAAAAGATGCTGAGGTTTAGGACTTAAATCCATAAGTATTCCTTTATATACTCCAAGGTTTCTTCTGGCGTTTCTACAATCCTAAAAAGCTCTATATCCTTAGGAGAAATTTTGTTCTGCACAAGCAGATACTCTTTTAACCAATTGTAAAGAGGCAACCAAAACTCTTTTCCTACCAAGACTATAGGTACTGGTTTTATCTTTTTGGTTTGGACTAAAGTTAAAACCTCAAACATCTCGTCTAAAGTACCAAACCCTCCTGGGAAAAACACAAAAGCTACAGAATATTTAGCCATCATTACCTTTCTAATAAAAAAATACTTAAAATCTAATCTTATGTTGGCGTAAGGATTAGGTATCTGTTCAAAAGGAAGCTTGATGTTAAGCCCTACAGAATATCCGTTAGCCTCAGCCGCTCCTTTATTAGCCGCCTCCATAATTCCTGGCCCACCTCCGGTTATCACCGAAAAACCTGATTTAACCAATAATTTACCTAACTCTACCGCCTTCTGATAATCAGGATGGTCTACAGGAGTTCTAGCAGACCCAAAAATTGTAACCCCAGGATAAACCCGAGGAAGAACCTCAAAACCTTCTACAAACTCAGCAAGAATCTTAAAAAGTCTCCATGACTCCTTAGCTGCAAGGCCTTCTAACACATATTGCTTTTCTTCAAAAAGCTTCTCATTTAGCAATTTTTCCATATTAGCTTACTACCTCCATACCTAAAGTTTCTTTTACCATTTTTAGAGATATCACGTCAAATACTAAAAAATACTGAAAAAATCTTTCGCTAATTTTGTTTAAAATCATCAAAACTTCTGAAGATAAACGGTTTTTTTTCATAGGTTCCTTTAAAAATTTAGGCTTTTTAGACATTTTACTAAAAATTTTCAAAACCTCAACTTGCTCTAAAGTAAGCCTAAAAGCGTTTTCTTCTTTACACCGATAACAAAGCACCCCTCCATCCCTTACAGAAAAATAAAAAATTCTTTTAGGTTGATAACCGCATTTTACGCAACCCTCAACCTGAGGACTCCATCCTAAAAAACCAAGCATCTGCCATTCAAAAAAAACTTTATGCCAAAGGGTTATTTTAGGTTCTTTATCTAAAAACTTTATCCAATCTTTAATAAAATTAAAATATTCCACCTCTAAGCCCTTAAAACTTACCTTAGAAAGCACCTCTCCTAAATAAGAAAAAAAAACATATTTTTCAAGGTCCTCCCAAAGGCTTTCAGGGATAAAAAGAAGGTCAGCTTTTTCTAAGATAGGAAGAGTTCCTTTAAAATTACGCCTTAGATGAAGGGTTAAAAGATTAAAATCTTCTAAAAGGTTGACAAACCTTCTTTTGCTTTTCTGAGCCCCTTTAGCTATCGCCCAAACCTTTCCTTTTGGGGTTAAGGTTTCTACTAAAAGGTCTATCTCACCAACCTTTTCCTTGGAAAGGACTAAACCTTCAATAGAAAAAAGCATCCTTTTAAAGATAAATCTTTACATACCTTTTCTCTTTTAATTCTTTGATCCATTTTTCTATAAACTTTTGGGCTTTTTCTTCAAACAGTTTTTGTTTAAGTCTCGGCTTTAGTTCCTCAAAAGCCGGTGGTTCATTTTCTCCTTTTTTAATCAGCTTTATAAGATAAAAATTATCTCCTACCTTTAAAGGTTCTGCTATCTCCTCTGGTTTTAACTCCTTGACCTTTTGTAAAACCTTAGGATCAAGCTCCTCTTCTTTAAAACTTTCGTTAAAAAACATCCCCTTTTCCTTAGAAAGGTTCTTTATAAGGTCTTCAAAGGTTTTACCTTTAACCAACTCCTCATACAAACTTTTAGCTAAACCTTCATCTTTAGTAATAAAAACAGAAAGCCAGTATCTAAAAGATTTATCATATCTTTTTATTTCCTCTGCATAAAGAGGCTTTAGGTCTTCGTCAGTAATTACAATCTTTTCTTTTAACATAAAATGCACAAGCCTCATCTTTAAAAGGATATCCTTAATCTTTTTCTTATACTCCTCTAAGGTTAGACCTTTTTCTTTTAACCTTTGTTTGAAGTTCTCTTCCCCTCCCAAGGACTTAATTTCCTCTTTCAAATAAGCCTCTATCTCTTCGTCTTCTACCTTAAACCCATATTTTTTAGCCTCTAAACCTACCAGTGTATCTTCTATCCAATCGTTTAAAACCTTATTCCTGATTTCTTCTTTGACTTTTTCTTTCTCTTCTGAAGACATTTCTGGTTTCAAGAATTTTTGATAAAAAGGAGCACAAAGGTCCTCAAGCTCATATAAGGTTAAAAACTCTTCTCCTACTACTGCAACTATCTGGTTTATTTTAACCACCGCCTGAGCATAAGAAAAAATTGGAATAACTAAAAAGAAAAACAATAGAAATCCTTTTAGTAAATTATGTCTCATAGCGATTACATCTCCTCTAAACTAAGAGAAACCAACCTTCGCCCTCCGTTTACCCTTATTCCAAGCAAGACCGTTTTAGATTTAACCGCTTTTTTAAGCCCTTTCAAAAAATCTTTAAGGTTATTAACCTTTACTCCGTTTACCTCGTCTATTACCATACCTGGGGTTAGGTTTGCATAATCTGCCG is a genomic window containing:
- the recO gene encoding DNA repair protein RecO translates to MLFSIEGLVLSKEKVGEIDLLVETLTPKGKVWAIAKGAQKSKRRFVNLLEDFNLLTLHLRRNFKGTLPILEKADLLFIPESLWEDLEKYVFFSYLGEVLSKVSFKGLEVEYFNFIKDWIKFLDKEPKITLWHKVFFEWQMLGFLGWSPQVEGCVKCGYQPKRIFYFSVRDGGVLCYRCKEENAFRLTLEQVEVLKIFSKMSKKPKFLKEPMKKNRLSSEVLMILNKISERFFQYFLVFDVISLKMVKETLGMEVVS
- a CDS encoding SurA N-terminal domain-containing protein — encoded protein: MRHNLLKGFLLFFFLVIPIFSYAQAVVKINQIVAVVGEEFLTLYELEDLCAPFYQKFLKPEMSSEEKEKVKEEIRNKVLNDWIEDTLVGLEAKKYGFKVEDEEIEAYLKEEIKSLGGEENFKQRLKEKGLTLEEYKKKIKDILLKMRLVHFMLKEKIVITDEDLKPLYAEEIKRYDKSFRYWLSVFITKDEGLAKSLYEELVKGKTFEDLIKNLSKEKGMFFNESFKEEELDPKVLQKVKELKPEEIAEPLKVGDNFYLIKLIKKGENEPPAFEELKPRLKQKLFEEKAQKFIEKWIKELKEKRYVKIYL
- a CDS encoding TIGR00730 family Rossman fold protein; translation: MEKLLNEKLFEEKQYVLEGLAAKESWRLFKILAEFVEGFEVLPRVYPGVTIFGSARTPVDHPDYQKAVELGKLLVKSGFSVITGGGPGIMEAANKGAAEANGYSVGLNIKLPFEQIPNPYANIRLDFKYFFIRKVMMAKYSVAFVFFPGGFGTLDEMFEVLTLVQTKKIKPVPIVLVGKEFWLPLYNWLKEYLLVQNKISPKDIELFRIVETPEETLEYIKEYLWI